In Prunus dulcis chromosome 2, ALMONDv2, whole genome shotgun sequence, a single genomic region encodes these proteins:
- the LOC117619660 gene encoding uncharacterized protein LOC117619660: protein MVFNSVSSQPQTISEPDPKPDSMASTVPSKSFVHQAQNHGLPLPQLKWAMSNNTTTTKSNENNKTTTKCSGNNNPSLQLSSNTKLPQFDPVAKQPEPKSSNVEKEADPIPATEVIDGPETQKPKSTAEDKKSKICIRIRSKEKAAVVPEPEPEPEPENEKESSVAAALAALEDEETIQKTWNLRPRRPVPKANGRAGALKTGAPLVQQTEAAGGSSKAGGKGAQKKDNKLKISVSLTKEEIEEDIFIMTGARPSRRPKKRAKNVQKQLDHLFPGLWLNSVSTNSYQVPETPLKRI from the exons ATGGTGTTCAATTCAGTCTCTTCCCAACCCCAAACCATATCCGAGCCCGACCCGAAACCCGATTCCATGGCCTCCACTGTGCCTTCCAAGTCTTTTGTCCACCAAGCCCAAAACCATGGCCTCCCTTTGCCCCAGTTGAAATGGGCCATGAGCAACAACACTACCACCACCAAAAGCAACGAAAACAACAAGACCACCACGAAATGCAGCGGAAATAACAACCCTTCTCTGCAACTGAGCAGCAACACCAAACTCCCACAGTTTGACCCGGTAGCTAAGCAGCCCGAGCCCAAGTCCTCCAATGTCGAAAAAGAAGCCGACCCAATTCCCGCCACGGAAGTGATCGACGGCCCGGAGACCCAGAAGCCAAAATCGACTGCTGAGGATAAGAAATCGAAGATTTGCATCCGGATTCGGAGCAAAGAAAAGGCTGCTGTGGTGCCTGAGCCTGAACCTGAACCTGAAccggaaaatgaaaaagagagcTCTGTTGCTGCTGCTTTAGCAGCGCTGGAGGATGAAGAGACGATTCAGAAGACTTGGAATCTCAGGCCCAGGAGACCGGTGCCTAAGGCCAATGGTCGTGCTGGTGCATTGAAGACTGGTGCACCGCTGGTGCAGCAGACCGAGGCGGCCGGGGGCTCTTCTAAAGCTGGAGGCAAAGGTGCTCAAAAGAAGGACAATAAACTGAAGATATCGGTTTCTTTAACAAAAGAAGAGATTGAGGAGGACATTTTTATTATGACTGGAGCCAGGCCATCCAGGCGCCCAAAGAAGAGAGCTAAGAATGTGCAGAAACAGCTTGAT CATCTGTTTCCTGGGTTGTGGCTGAATTCAGTATCTACCAATTCCTACCAGGTTCCTGAAACTCCATTGAAG AGAATTTGA
- the LOC117618769 gene encoding coiled-coil domain-containing protein 86, translated as MACTIDFRRLDEGFGGKTYKRKRNPEPTANEDALVFGPVGAAMEIDDTCLPPSKRSAVPSSDNPDKPSFGKPSYDGVIAGRVSGRKWKQPRKQRASATQVSHKGTTFEERAKEKEIKRAYRERMAELKGEIKKNKEEKRKKKEERDKKKQENILRSGTKLQVISNPKTLKKIAKSKDRKLLKVVPDDLINKNKKKKNSTDD; from the coding sequence ATGGCCTGCACAATCGATTTCCGCCGCCTAGACGAAGGCTTCGGCGGCAAAACCTACAAGCGCAAGAGAAACCCCGAACCCACCGCCAACGAAGATGCGTTAGTCTTTGGCCCTGTCGGTGCTGCAATGGAAATCGACGACACGTGTTTACCTCCGTCAAAGCGGTCGGCGGTACCCTCGTCAGACAATCCCGACAAGCCGAGCTTCGGGAAGCCGAGCTACGACGGTGTGATCGCCGGGAGAGTCTCCGGCAGGAAGTGGAAGCAGCCGAGGAAGCAGAGGGCGTCGGCGACGCAGGTTAGCCATAAGGGGACGACTTTCGAGGAGAGAGCGAAGGAGAAGGAGATAAAGCGGGCGTACAGAGAGAGAATGGCCGAGCTGAAGGGCGAGATCAAGAAGAACaaggaggagaagaggaagaagaaggaggagaGGGATAAGAAGAAGCAGGAGAACATCTTGAGATCCGGGACGAAGCTGCAGGTGATTTCGAATCCGAAGACGCTGAAGAAGATTGCCAAGAGCAAGGACCGGAAGCTGCTCAAGGTTGTTCCTGATGATTTgatcaacaagaacaagaagaagaagaacagcACCGACGACTAG
- the LOC117618767 gene encoding flowering locus K homology domain-like: MAQPGQLPIHPKIQMPPTTLMPIPGSEPAQSTALKRRREDEYPPVLVGPEPQEPGAKRRAKAQDVIFRIVVPSRQIGKVIGKEGCRIQKIREETKANIKIADAIARHEERVIIISSKDSDNASTDAEKALQQIAGLILKEDDSGAEAAKVGAGHVAANTIRLLIAGSQAGSLIGMSGQNIEKLRNSSGATITILAPNQLPLCASAHESDRVVQVSGDVPAVLKALEEIGDQLRENPPRQVISISPAYNYTTIRPPQVQPYMDPTSAEYITFEMVISETLVGGLIGRCGSNIQRIRNESGAMIKVYGGKGAQKHRQIQFCGSAQQVALAKQRVDEYIYSQLIQQAGAQQPAER; this comes from the exons ATGGCGCAACCAGGCCAACTGCCCATACACCCCAAAATCCAAATGCCACCTACCACCCTAATGCCCATACCGGGATCCGAACCCGCCCAATCGACCGCCTTGAAGCGCCGCCGAGAGGACGAGTATCCTCCGGTGTTGGTGGGGCCGGAGCCCCAGGAACCCGGGGCCAAGCGCCGCGCCAAGGCCCAAGACGTCATCTTCAGAATCGTTGTTCCGTCGAGGCAGATCGGCAAGGTCATAGGCAAAGAGGGGTGTCGAATCCAGAAGATTCGCGAAGAGACCAAGGCCAATATCAAAATCGCCGACGCCATCGCT AGGCACGAGGAGCGTGTGATTATAATAAGTTCGAAGGATAGTGATAACGCGAGTACTGATGCCGAGAAGGCCCTGCAGCAAATAGCTGGGTTGATTCTGAAG GAAGATGATAGTGGTGCTGAGGCAGCAAAAGTTGGTGCAGGACATGTGGCTGCCAATACCATTAGACTTTTGATTGCTGGGTCCCAAGCAGGTTCATTAATTGGGATGTCTGGCCAGAATATTGAGAAATTGCGGAACTCCTCTGGTGCCACAATCACAATTCTTGCCCCAAATCAGTTGCCTTTGTGTGCATCTGCCCATGAATCTGATCGAGTGGTACAG GTATCAGGTGATGTGCCTGCTGTTCTGAAGGCTTTGGAAGAGATTGGTGATCAACTAAG AGAAAACCCACCCCGACAAGTGATTTCCATCAGTCCAGCATATAACTATACAACAATTCGACCACCTCAAGTTCAACCGTACATGGACCCAACTTCAG CTGAATATATAACCTTCGAGATGGTGATATCGGAAACACTAGTTGGTGGGTTGATTGGTAGATGCGGCTCCAACATTCAAAGGATCAGAAATGAGTCTGGAGCAATGATCAAG GTTTATGGTGGGAAAGGTGCTCAAAAACATAGGCAAATTCAGTTTTGCGGTAGTGCACAACAG GTGGCACTGGCAAAGCAGAGGGTTGATGAGTACATATATTCTCAGCTGATACAACAAGCTGGTGCTCAACAGCCAGC TGAAAGATGA
- the LOC117618897 gene encoding transcription termination factor MTEF18, mitochondrial has protein sequence MSLPKSLYTLLSRHFSTATKTTTRLPKLSNVPHKYKSEAVERAQKVLTDYLHGTRGFSFPSAEHISKNCRFSLTNIIKRVDFSAPRFSNRIQRFLRYHPINEFEFFFESIGIDYSQVCHFVPPNKYFLSEDGTVLDAACELSAFGFPWNMLGKLYEEELSIFRESSKVLKARLSRFKEYGFGNHSVVGMCLAFPYLLSLEGDLGGDIVALFDDLKRVFVEFDIENSAEANAESWYEVCKKVRVFYDLGGENGKIGEFLGRRKDVFLECPAEVLFQKAKYFCKFGVRKVDVGLLLLQSPEILNLDLETPLISALGLLKHFGLDVQELEAVSEKYPHAMGRNKMANLPHLVRALDLHEWFFTKIKNEHKLLANYVISDFDEDTAKEFSDGLERIQSSSTPIHTMTKLNFLHGIGFGENPLTLLVLARLHGRSSELQKRFDSLLSTGIEFSKLCLMIRTAPKILNQSPESLEAKVKFISEEMKPSLEYLNIFPAFLCFDLENRIKPRYRFYVWLKEKGLYSKSYSIASIIATSEKKFVARAFGIHPAAPKHWFECFSYRKSFNTCLETSLT, from the coding sequence ATGTCCCTCCCCAAATCTCTCTACACCCTCCTTTCCCGTCACTTCTCCACTGCCACCAAAACCACAACAAGGCTCCCTAAACTCTCCAATGTCCCCCACAAGTACAAGTCCGAAGCCGTCGAGCGAGCCCAGAAGGTCCTCACCGACTACCTCCACGGCACCAGGGGCTTCTCCTTCCCATCCGCCGAGCACATTAGCAAGAACTGTCGCTTCTCCCTCACCAATATCATCAAAAGGGTCGATTTTTCGGCCCCGAGATTCTCAAATCGCATCCAGAGGTTCCTCAGGTACCACCCCATCAAtgaatttgagtttttctttgaaaGCATTGGCATAGATTACAGTCAAGTTTGTCACTTTGTGCCTCCCAACAAGTACTTCCTCTCTGAAGATGGGACTGTTTTGGATGCTGCTTGTGAACTTTCTGCATTTGGGTTTCCTTGGAATATGTTAGGGAAGTTGTATGAAGAGGAGCTTTCTATTTTTAGAGAGAGTTCAAAGGTGTTAAAAGCTAGGCTTAGTAGGTTTAAGGAATATGGATTTGGTAATCATTCAGTTGTGGGTATGTGCCTGGCTTTCCCGTATTTGTTGAGCCTGGAGGGTGATCTGGGTGGTGATATTGTGGCATTGTTTGATGATTTGAAAAGGGTTTTTGTGGAGTTTGATATTGAAAATTCTGCTGAGGCAAATGCGGAGTCTTGGTATGAGGTTTGTAAGAAAGTTCGGGTGTTTTACGATTTGGGTGGTGAGAATGGGAAGATAGGGGAATTTCTGGGTAGGAGGAAAGATGTTTTTCTTGAATGCCCAGCAGAGGTTTTGTTCCAGAAAGCAAAGTACTTTTGTAAGTTTGGTGTTAGGAAGGTGGATGTAGGTTTGTTGCTTCTTCAAAGTCCAGAGATTTTAAACCTTGATCTGGAAACACCATTGATATCAGCATTGGGATTGTTGAAACATTTCGGATTGGATGTGCAAGAATTAGAGGCTGTGAGTGAAAAATACCCTCATGCCATGGGAAGAAATAAAATGGCAAATTTACCACATCTAGTGAGGGCTCTGGATCTTCATGAATGGTTCTTCACTAAGATTAAGAATGAACATAAATTGTTAGCTAATTATGTAATCAGTGATTTTGATGAAGACACTGCGAAAGAATTTAGTGATGGATTGGAGAGGATCCAATCTTCGTCAACACCCATTCATACAATGACAAAATTGAATTTCTTGCATGGCATTGGGTTTGGAGAGAACCCTTTGACTCTACTGGTCTTAGCCCGTTTGCATGGCAGAAGCAGTGAGCTACAAAAGCGGTTTGATAGCCTTCTTTCTACAGGCATTGAATTCTCAAAGCTTTGTTTGATGATAAGAACAGCACCGAAGATCCTGAATCAGAGCCCAGAATCTCTAGAAGCGAAAGTAAAATTTATTAGTGAGGAAATGAAACCCTCTTTGGAGTACCTCAATATTTTTCCGgcatttttgtgttttgacTTAGAGAACCGGATCAAGCCCAGATATAGATTTTATGTTTGGCTCAAAGAGAAGGGATTGTATTCTAAAAGCTACTCTATAGCCAGCATAATTGCTACCAGTGAAAAGAAATTTGTAGCGCGGGCTTTTGGAATTCACCCAGCTGCTCCAAAACATTGGTTTGAGTGTTTCTCATACAGAAAATCTTTTAATACTTGTCTGGAGACATCTCTCACATAG
- the LOC117618196 gene encoding disease resistance protein RUN1-like has product MSILLFKRKMYESKFIKKIVKVIGDKLRRTPLSVDPNIIGMNYRAENINLWLQHGSTDPDILVIYGISGIGKTTIAKFVYNSNYTRFEGSSFIENIKEISRQPNGLVQIQSQLLSEILIGRKVKIHSVSKGITAIEDALWSRRVLIVLDDVDHMDQLEAVLGLEYRFCPGSKIIITTKRAKLLKAHQVTMVHAIETLDPKESLELLSWHAFGQDHPLEDYIEYSEKLVDHCGGLPLALKVLGSSLLGEMIDVWKSALNKLEDIPNGEIISKLRVSYDSLQDDDDRKLFLHIACFLIGKDKDYIVKILDGCDLYTIVGIQNLIDRCLVTIDKFDKVQMHDLIRGMGREIVRLESKDPWKGSRVWRHMDSFKILVENNVRNMCYM; this is encoded by the exons ATGAGCATTTTGCTATTTAAGCGGAAGAT GTATGAGTCAAAGTTTATCAAGAAAATAGTTAAGGTGATCGGAGACAAACTACGTCGCACACCCTTAAGTGTTGACCCCAACATAATTGGAATGAATTATCGAGCAGAAAATATCAATTTATGGTTACAACATGGATCAACCGACCCTGACATACTCGTAATTTATGGGATAAGTGGAATAGGGAAGACAACCATCGCAAAGTTTGTTTATAATTCAAACTATACAAGATTTGAAGGAAGCAGCTTCATTGAAAACATCAAAGAAATTTCACGGCAACCGAATGGCTTGGTGCAAATACAATCACAACttctttctgaaattttgattgggagaaaagtgaaaatacacTCTGTTAGTAAAGGAATAACTGCGATTGAAGATGCCCTATGGTCTAGAAGAGTTCTTATTGTTCTTgatgatgtggatcatatggaCCAATTAGAAGCAGTACTTGGGCTCGAATATCGATTTTGTCCAGGAAGTAAAATCATCATAACAACCAAGCGTGCAAAATTGTTAAAAGCTCATCAAGTTACTATGGTGCATGCAATTGAAACTTTGGATCCCAAAGAATCATTGGAGCTCTTAAGTTGGCACGCTTTTGGCCAGGACCATCCGCTTGAAGATTACATAGAATATTCCGAAAAGCTAGTGGACCATTGCGGAGGACTTCCGTTAGCTCTTAAAGTTTTAGGTTCTTCTTTATTGGGGGAAATGATAGATGTATGGAAAAGTGCATTAAACAAGTTAGAAGATATTCCAAATGGTGAAATCATAAGTAAACTAAGAGTAAGCTACGACTCTTTACAAGATGACGATGACCGAAAACTTTTCCTCCACATTGCTTGTTTCTTGATCGGAAAGGACAAAGATTACATTGTCAAAATACTAGATGGATGTGATTTGTACACAATTGTTGGCATTCAGAATCTCATCGATAGATGTTTAGTGACAATTGATAAATTTGACAAAGTACAGATGCATGACTTGATTCGTGGAATGGGAAGAGAGATTGTTCGTTTAGAATCAAAGGACCCTTGGAAGGGTAGTAGAGTATGGCGTCATATGGATTCCTTCAAAATCCTTGTAGAAAACAACGTAAGAAACATGTGCTATATGTAA